The Amaranthus tricolor cultivar Red isolate AtriRed21 chromosome 14, ASM2621246v1, whole genome shotgun sequence DNA window aaaacacaccatccatactacgaagaagaactagaaagtcatatcaacatcctccagagaatattataagtgatccaaacaaaggtacgcaaactcgatcctctcttaagaatctatgtgcattttctgcttttgtttctctcatagaacctaaagatgttaaagaagcattacaagaaccagagtggatcattgcaatgcaaaatgaattaaatgaattcgaaaggaacaaagtttgggatctagttgaaagacctccagatcgtactattattggaacaagatgggtctttcgaaataaactcaatgaggatggagatattgtaaggaataaagcaagactggtagctcaaggctataatcaagaagaaggaatagattatgatgaaactttcgcacctgtggcaaggttagaatctatccgtattatgcttgcttttgcttcatacatgaatattaaactatatcaaatggatgttaaatgtgcattcttaaatggatacttgcaagaagaagtatatgttaaacaaccacccggctttgaaaattctgatctacctaatcatgtgttcaaactaaataaagcattatatggcttgaaacaagctccaagagcttggtatgacagatttagctcacatctacttgaaaatgaatttcaacgaggtaaaattgataaaactcttttcattaaaactaaaggaaaagatattctagttgttcaagtatatgttgatgatatattgtttggagctactaatgattctttgtgcaaggaattttctgagattatgtgcaaagagtttgaaatgagcatgatgggagacttaacattctttcttggactacaaataaagcaaaagaaagatggcatatttatttgtcaaagtaaatatgttagagatttattgaaaaagtacaatatggatcaatgtaaagaagttaatacgcctatgagtacaacactaagtttggaccaagatataaatggtaagagtgttgatcaaaagacttatagaggtatgattggttctttattgtatttaactgctagtcgtcctgatatcatgtttagtgtttgcttatgtgctcgttttcaagctaacccaaaagaatctcacttaacagcagttaagagaatctttagatatttatatgggactaaagactttggtctatggtaccctagctgtggaaattttagtttgattggtttttcagatgctgattatgctggatataaagttgatagaaaaagcacctcaggatcgtgtcagttcttaggaaattcattgatctcttggtattctaaaaagcaaaattcagttgctttatctacagctgaagctgaatacatagctgccggtgcatgttgctctcaaattttatggattgctcaacaacttagagaccttggaattgatttcaaaggcataccaataagatgtgataatacaagtgcaatttgtattacaaagaatcctgtgcaacattctcgtacaaaacacattgaggtacgtcaccattttataagggatcatgttgaaaaaggtaatatttctttatcttttatatctactgaaaatcaattagcggatatatttacaaaacctttaagtgctgatcgttttgcttatatacgtatggaacttggcatgctaaatgacgttgcataaattaagggggagtattatcaaagaataatatcaaagaataatggcatatgagtaaaaggattgaaacgataattacttaaataccaagtatgtattaagggggagcattacgtattattatgattatatatgtgtttatgcatatttttgagaattgaaaatttgatttcaatttcttaaaaaaaataaaaaaaaattatttgttttatatatatgggatttataattgaatacctttaattaataaaggatatttaattattttaaaacaaaattgtttgtttcgattagttgtgaacatcatcaatgcgttaaaattgtgttcattattttggttaataaattcaattaatctcataattgtatttccactgattcacggttgaaaaccaaaatcaaatgcTTGTTCACCATGATGCACAAACCGGTCAAgcttcacacacacacacaccctttgcattctcttgtgttgtcaaatcaatcaatttaatgaaagtacaaatgcatgtactatactccttaaaagagagtaaaacgctttgctcattcatttgctcacaaaatctttttctgattttctctcaaaaccgtctctttcactttccctttcaagctttTCAAACTCTActtcaatggcacctaaaagaaggatgagtagatcctcttcaaaatccgaaaaaggagaat harbors:
- the LOC130799447 gene encoding secreted RxLR effector protein 161-like; amino-acid sequence: MDQCKEVNTPMSTTLSLDQDINGKSVDQKTYRGMIGSLLYLTASRPDIMFSVCLCARFQANPKESHLTAVKRIFRYLYGTKDFGLWYPSCGNFSLIGFSDADYAGYKVDRKSTSGSCQFLGNSLISWYSKKQNSVALSTAEAEYIAAGACCSQILWIAQQLRDLGIDFKGIPIRCDNTSAICITKNPVQHSRTKHIEVRHHFIRDHVEKGNISLSFISTENQLADIFTKPLSADRFAYIRMELGMLNDVA